GCATTATTATTCGTAAATGCTAAGGTAATTTTTTCGGAAGCTGGATTCGGAAGCACAGTTAAAGATTGATTTTGTGTGTTGTTTTTAATAGATAATGGGTAGTCTATAAAAACAATGTAATCTTCTGTTTCTCCACTTCCAAAGTTTGAACAAGCATCAGTTGCCCCATTCGTATTTCCTGCTCCACGACTTCTAACGCGCATACCGGTTAAGCCAATAGTAGAGGTTAGCGGAATGGCTACCGAAACAGTATTAGCTACACCTGTTGCAGAGGTAAGGCTTACTTGACTCCATTCAGTTGCATCATAAGTACCATTTCTGTCAAAATCAATCCAAACAGAAATAATATGACTACCATCGGTAGTAACATTTATTGGATAGGTTTCACCTTGATTTAGATTAGCGGTTAAGCTTCCAATATTTGGAAAGGCTGTGTATGATCCATCACTTGTATTTGTGCAAGTAGCGCTTGTACTGTTAAATCCAGTTCCAGAAATGGTAATTGCATTGATAAGGTTTCCAACTCCGCAATTTCCACCACCTAAGGCAGTACTGCAATAGCAAAGAATGGCTGGATTAATCGTAACAGAAGCAGCTGTAGAGGCAGCGGTTTGACCTGAACAGGTTACCAGGCAATGATAAAAAGTAGTAGCATTTACAGTATCAGAAAAAGTTGGAATTGTATCGCCTGTTGAAGGGACCCAAGTAATACTGTCAGCCGATGTTTCCCATTGGTAAGTTAAACCCGCACCAAGAGCATTTCCGGTTAAAGAGAAATAAACAACTTTTCCGGCGCAAACAGCTGATGATGACGCAATAGTTGTTCCAGCTGTTGGAGGCGCAACGCAAGGAGAAAGACCAACAATAGTCACATTGTCAATTGCCCACCACCAGTCATAAGTTCCTGTCCAAGTAAAACGCACCATAATAGTTGTGGCAGCTCCTAAAGAACCAACATTAAATGAAGTGTGTGCAGCCGGGTTCGGATAACCCACGTTTACTGAATCGTAAGCCAATATATTCCAAGTTAAACCGCCGTCAATACTCGCTTCAATTTTTCGAGAAGAACCTTGTGTATTAGGACCTGCCAACGCTCTGTATTGTTCATCAAACTCAACAATTACAGCACTTGCTCCTGCAAGATTCACCGCCGGAGTAGTTAAAGAAGCCATTTCATCAAAACCATCATTGGTGCTTCCTTCGTCGCTGTCAAAAATGGCAAAATTAGTATCAAATCCCGCACCGCTGATAGTTCGGTTATACTGATTGTTAAATATCCATAAGTTAGCAGCAGGCTGACCTAAACTATCGTTAGTCCAGTTAGCTGGCAAACTTCCTGACCCAAAATTTTCTGTGAGAAGCACTTGGGCAAAAAGTTGAGTTTTTAATGAAATGCATAACATAAGTGCACCAAAAAAGATTGTTTTTTTCATATTGAATTTATTAAGGTTAATATGCTACTAAATTACTGAATTGATTTTATTATAGATGTTAAAATAAGCTTTTTATGAATTAATCGATAATTACTAAGCGAAGTGTTTGTGTTCTTGAAGCATTATTCATTTTCAATAAATAAACTCCTGCCTGAATATTTTTCGCTCTTAAATCAATTTCTAACTGATGTTTCCCTTTCTCTTGAGATTCATTTGCGAGCGTCATAAGTTTTTCTCCTACTAAATTATAAAGTTCAATTGAAACGTTATTTTTCTGCGGAAGGAAATATGAAATTGCAACAGAACCATTTGAAGGATTGGGGTTTGCACTAAATCCTAAGGCGTAGTTCTCATTCTCTTTGATAGTTGTAATCAAAATAGTTTGAGTGGTTGCTGTATAGCATTGGTTTATGGCAATAAGCTTTACTGTATAGGAATTGTTTGTTGGATACACGTGAACAGGATTAGTTGTTGTATCCGTTGTTCCGTCACCAAAATCCCATAAATAACCTGAACTTAGTGGCGTTGTGTTTACAAAGGAAACAGTATTTCCGGCTGCAGAATAAGCAAATGATGTGGCACCTGAAGGTGGAAACTGTTGCGTAAGGGTTACCGGAACTTGAACCCAATTGTTTGTTTCATCTTGTTCGAGAAAGTTATTGTTCGGGTCAGTTATCGAAACAATAGAATAGTTTCCATTACAAGTACCCGGAAAATCAATTTGCATACCGGTTAAACCGGAAGAATAAATATCCAAGCTTCCTGTAAAAATTCCTTGGTCAGAA
The sequence above is a segment of the Bacteroidota bacterium genome. Coding sequences within it:
- a CDS encoding T9SS type A sorting domain-containing protein — protein: MKKTIFFGALMLCISLKTQLFAQVLLTENFGSGSLPANWTNDSLGQPAANLWIFNNQYNRTISGAGFDTNFAIFDSDEGSTNDGFDEMASLTTPAVNLAGASAVIVEFDEQYRALAGPNTQGSSRKIEASIDGGLTWNILAYDSVNVGYPNPAAHTSFNVGSLGAATTIMVRFTWTGTYDWWWAIDNVTIVGLSPCVAPPTAGTTIASSSAVCAGKVVYFSLTGNALGAGLTYQWETSADSITWVPSTGDTIPTFSDTVNATTFYHCLVTCSGQTAASTAASVTINPAILCYCSTALGGGNCGVGNLINAITISGTGFNSTSATCTNTSDGSYTAFPNIGSLTANLNQGETYPINVTTDGSHIISVWIDFDRNGTYDATEWSQVSLTSATGVANTVSVAIPLTSTIGLTGMRVRSRGAGNTNGATDACSNFGSGETEDYIVFIDYPLSIKNNTQNQSLTVLPNPASEKITLAFTNNNAENTQVKLTNLNGQIIFSEGLNNFSGTYSKTIDVSSFAKGIYNLQLITTSGITNKKVVIE